The DNA segment ATTTCATGCAAATTAAAAGAAGGTGCACCAGGATACTTTACATCGGAGAAGGCATAGGGAAATCGACTTCTAACCTCATCACCTACTCTTTTCTTAGCATAAAGGTCAATATTTTTTCCGTTTTTAAAAATTAACGGTCGCAAGTCATCCAACCCAATTACATGATCATTATGCTCATGCGTCAACAAGACAGCATCAATTTGTTCTTCTTTATTTTCAAGCATCTGCATGCGAAAATCTGGTCCGCAGTCGATGAGGATCTTCTTTTCGGTATCTGTGGTAATTAAGACAGATGAACGGAAGCGCTTATCTTGTAGATTTGAAGAAGAACAAACTTCGCAATGACATCCAATTACCGGAACTCCTTGCGAAGTTCCCGTTCCTAAAAATTTCAACTTCATTTTTTTTGATGTTGGTTTAATTTTGGTAAATTTACAAAAAATTAGAATTGACAGTTATTCATCCGAAATTAACCCCAAAGCAGAAAGCTTTGGCGATCAATCTTGACCAGAATATTTATGGCACTTTTGCCGAAATTGGAGCTGGCCAGGAAACGGTACGCCATTTTTTCAGGGCGGGAGGAGCTTCCCAAACGATTGCTAAAGCAATGTCGGCCTACGACAAAGATTTTAGTGACGCTATCTACGGA comes from the Chryseobacterium sp. SNU WT5 genome and includes:
- a CDS encoding MBL fold metallo-hydrolase; translation: MKLKFLGTGTSQGVPVIGCHCEVCSSSNLQDKRFRSSVLITTDTEKKILIDCGPDFRMQMLENKEEQIDAVLLTHEHNDHVIGLDDLRPLIFKNGKNIDLYAKKRVGDEVRSRFPYAFSDVKYPGAPSFNLHEIEKPFSIFKTEIIPIEVQHSKISIFGFKIKNLAYITDASFISDEEKVKLKNLDYLIVNCIRKEDYHPAHFILPQVLELFEELKPTKMYLTHISHHLGLHEGTEAQLPDNMFLAFDGLELLF